In Apis mellifera strain DH4 linkage group LG1, Amel_HAv3.1, whole genome shotgun sequence, the sequence tttcaaaaccgAAATTCTgtaaatacttaataatattaatgttatatattgataataaaagatcGAATATAGCTACTtatagatgaaataataacaagtttaaaataatatttgtttaaaaaatttctttaaataatcttactccatatagaatattaacaaaaatttaatcatatacatttgaaattcattaaatatttagataaatttatataaatatttaatttatataatatttatataaatatttatacatacttattatttattttctattgcataatattatgaaagatatacaaaccagttatataaattgtttcaaatcaaACAAGTtatcaattagaaaaaataaaaaaaaaaatcttaaaaatttttttgaaaatttataattataataagatatatgaaatatttgaagtacaaggataaattttcaatattaaattttaaactgtcTCAAATGAATACCAAATTTTGTCCGGATAAGATATGGACAATGAATTAGTAGCTATAATTcccttttaatttttgatttaatttttatattatacactactaaaattttattgtttatttttctagatttttatgatttcaaataccattaatattctattttttaattgttgtaTTGATGGAGTAAATTGCtaagaaacattattataatatgagaaATTCGTTATCCTCGatatgaaacataaaaatgaatataaaatattgtaattttatatatttttttggacATCTGCTTGaaaattatgtgaaaattatcattgtttacatgatttttttatatatatatacattataatttacccgttttattctttatcatttttattatttaaatgatttatatcgtttattatatttaataattcatgtttaattatatttaataattacattcaattcagagtttatattagtatatatttttaatatgaaaagatattttaatatcgttttattttctttctattttgattttcattagTTTCTTTCCCAGTAAATTTTACAAGTTCTCTTTTTCTATGATTATTAAACTCTTTATGTTTACTTCCTTTCATATCATTCTCATGAGATTTTTTATGCTTGGATTTCTTTTcatgtttatttcttttcttcctactgtcggttttatttttttccttcttttcttgatAATTCATAGAATCTCcatttgaaatagaattttttttttcttttttttgttcctttCTAAATCTTTTTGTACCATAGCTATTTGTGATGCTACTACTAGTATTAGTACTTTGagtactactactattactactattactactattactactactactagtactactactactactactactactactactactattactactactactactattactactactactactactactagcATCACTGCTGATGGAACTGTCACTACTATCGCTATCAAtatcacttttattttttttatgtttatatcgtttttctttcaattttcttttttctgctTTTTTAGTCCTTTTTTCAAGTTGTTGTAATTTCCTATAAatgttaacattattaattaatcctaattattctcaaattattgttataaatattattgttataaatatttgttaacatACATtaataacttctttttttgctttttagaAAGTGTTTTTAGGAATGTAATTTCAGATTGTTCTTCATCATCTGAAACCATAAGATGTTCATGCTCTGGAACTCTTAGATGTTGTTGAGCACTAAGAGCTGatctataatagaattaaaagaaaaaaatattcattaaaattaaaattagaaaaaaatttttagatttatcttTACTTTTTAAGTGCTAATCCATCTTCTCTCATTTGTTGAACTAATGTTAAAGCATCTGGAGTAGATGTAGCTGGTGAATTATTTGCCATTACTACACTCATTGCCTGACTATATAGAGGACATTCTTTAtctgcaattaaaatatatattactgaataattaatttcttatatttaattttattcttttcatattatattatattatttcatattaaccTGTATTTATATGTCCCCATTTATGACATTTGATACAACGGACATTACGTACTTGAATACCAAATGGTTGATCTCTTATTTCACTGTCTCCTTTACAATAACTTTCTCTTGGTGCATTATACTTGCGTTGCCATTCAAATTTATACTCTGGTTCAttgtcttctttttctctctctttttttgctCCAGGTGGTGGttcatacataaaatttacacTAAGTTTATCCTTGCTTTCTTTACTCAATAAAGCTctacaaaaaataaagtaataaaaaatataaaaaaaaatattttaaaaaaattaaattaaaaaaatatgattttacttattattatgaagatcttgttctttttcatattgaaCACGTAATTCCTcttgttttttcttataagCTTCTGCTTGTTGTTCAGCCATCCAtaccttaaaaaaataacataaaaaatataaatttaattattatataaataacaaataacctaaaaaattgagaaaacaTACTCGTTTTAAATTGTCTCGAGATGCTgggtgaaaaaattttttgcacatgtaattattaaatccctttcccattttatataattatataaatacgttttttaatattcaattaattaacattaatgtttataataaatcaataatgaaataaacgtATACAATTCAATCATGTAATTTTCACTAATACTAAACAGTGTTGTCGGACGAACGATATGCTACTCCCTCTACAAAAAGcagtaacaaatttttataggaGAAAAATGACGTCGTGTATCGCCATTACTATTGTTAAATTAAGCAGAGACATCATGTATATGACAAGATGCAACAGGTGATGTTTAGTTTGTAATGCTGAGAATTCGCCACAAGATTATTAATACTAAATTAaacatttgcaaatattttaaaatatctttttttatgaaaatatatgaaatataaaaaaacaataaaaaaataaaaattaaataatttattataaaaatacatgatacaatatataaataatttaaataaaaacttaaataataaaatataaatatataaatataaatatatatattgtatatatataaatatattaaaaatttataatatacaatatattatattatattataatataaatttataaatttagtttttaataatcattttgtttgctgttatttatatcattctaatcaaaaagtaaaatcCTAGTTTATTCTTctgatattcattttttaaatatattaaaattaaataattctaatatatttttatttattttatatgtacaataatttttatttgtttaaaattctagTAATTTCTAGTAATTCTAGTAATTCTGTTTACATTAGAATGTAATAATgtcaaacattaaataatgaaaagaaaattattatatcagtaatatttttgaaaatcaatttcttttttagattcttaattatattaattttattttaaaatttatttatgtttaattataacaatttcttttcaatataatataatataatagatttttaatatattagatttattaataatatattatataactattatttttgtttttttcaaaaactttttttttattgtatttaaatcatACTATTTTACATACttcaaaatgttaaaataaataaaaacttttatcttaataatatttaaataaataattcttttacatttttttatgagaGATTGATTGATTTTCATTCTAAAGGTTGAtggctttttttctttgtctgcattttcataataaaatttatattatgattaattgaatttttatgtttctcatttatttattattagtttttttctgttataataattttattgcatatttttcatttcatcttaTATGAATCattgttgtattttttaaaccaAGACTTCAAATCTGAATCCtccaattaattgttttttttttccttgaaaaaagagaagaaaacatACTGTTATTGCtgctatcattattatttataaaataactacattattatatatgataaattttaaacaattttttaaattatattaatgtaaaaacattaaatatttgtctcatttgaatttctattatttgttttgaaattgcaaagtattaaaaagcaataaaattaaaaaaaaaattaacattacaaAACTATAAACTGCATTCCAAAAATGATTTGACGGCTTGGCAAGGTTAggttttaatcaaatttctatcaaaattaaacattgCATCACGACATATGTCCACATAATCTAATACTAGTAATAGAGATAATGTGACATCAAATTTTATGCTGGGAAtagtaaaataagaaatgaagttgtgaaaatataaatagttgaCAATTGATAGTTAATATTGCCAATTTCTTTCCTCTACTACTTAATTTCTCACTGTACAAAGTGTAACGTCAAACTCTACGcgcgtaataattttttcaatcaaagaaAGTTAGTATAATAGTAGATattgtcattttatattaaacattttataatgtacaaatatattttataaacataatataaatatattattgtcagAAAAGATAATAGCTTATGTATTATTACAGGTTGGTGAAAAAGTGTTCTATAAAAGAaagtattatcataatataatactagataatattataaacacaGATTTTTGTCATATATTGTTAGAAatatacttgaaaatttttatttattttgacatATAAGGTTATTTCggttcaatataaaaattcaagagaaaaaaaaaatactaagaTATATTACTTgagaaagatattatataaaattaatcaaatttatttgtgaCAGTGAATTATTTTAGAGTTAATTTGTctcattagaaatataatttcaaatgcaatgaaaataaacgagaaaaacATGGTAGCTTTTGCAACTTCTGCAACACCAGTAGATCGTGAAGGCTGGTTATACAAACGTGGTGAATTAAATCG encodes:
- the LOC724875 gene encoding corepressor interacting with RBPJ 1, which translates into the protein MGKGFNNYMCKKFFHPASRDNLKRVWMAEQQAEAYKKKQEELRVQYEKEQDLHNNKALLSKESKDKLSVNFMYEPPPGAKKEREKEDNEPEYKFEWQRKYNAPRESYCKGDSEIRDQPFGIQVRNVRCIKCHKWGHINTDKECPLYSQAMSVVMANNSPATSTPDALTLVQQMREDGLALKKSALSAQQHLRVPEHEHLMVSDDEEQSEITFLKTLSKKQKKKLLMKLQQLEKRTKKAEKRKLKEKRYKHKKNKSDIDSDSSDSSISSDASSSSSSSNSSSSSNSSSSSSSSSSSTSSSSNSSNSSNSSSTQSTNTSSSITNSYGTKRFRKEQKKEKKNSISNGDSMNYQEKKEKNKTDSRKKRNKHEKKSKHKKSHENDMKGSKHKEFNNHRKRELVKFTGKETNENQNRKKIKRY